Proteins encoded within one genomic window of Rhinolophus sinicus isolate RSC01 linkage group LG05, ASM3656204v1, whole genome shotgun sequence:
- the ADGRF3 gene encoding adhesion G-protein coupled receptor F3: MVCSAAPVLLLAMILPLVGSPVARASPPVPSQAGWAAGQQLDQECGAGESVLVSVYVQLDFLNDIWPTTLSSTLTLAPALASSSPRTLTGLSLTTECNAKHDGFTYCACLSGYQWNASVCSHHHPCQFLYDYHPCSCLIFGPTEAGYCQLLPPVAPVSCLPAVPGTLRLNTWLQVPGNTLNVTLLTSHETTNLNWFLRRTGSPRPIRLQPGTHVSLTSSQGQAVLSICNISHQWQGEYMCCFEAQGFRWELYHVVRVPLQATDVARLPDQLSISCATSPGFQLSCCIPRTHLGYTASWSPGKGSEASLFNTPGDQCLVLAVQHCPIADTMYTCDLQSPGLTPVRVPVSVTIIQDGDTVCPEDASAVAWNVTKAGHVAQAPCPVNRMGIVKRTCGPDGTWGPIHSSCTDAGLLALLQRAELLWAGQGWPAEEVPQILAQLLEQTVVVSSPSDLLALLGTMTFLAKVLADTRTQLNRSALEALLKTTDKVLDMDASSLWTLAHVQKPSAGSDLLLAVETMACSLCPQDQPFSFSLPNVQLQTQLLGPSFPADYRVSFATQPPLQAQIPRHSLAPLDHNGTNVTITSLMLRKLDHLLPSNYGQGLGDALYATPGLVLAVSIMAGGQAFNQGEVILDFGDRDSTLHCVFWDHHLFQGNGGWSEEGCQLQTANASPTTRCICQHLTAFSVLMSRHTVPGNPTLELLSQVGLGASILALLVCLGVYRLVWRVVVRNKVAYLRHVALLNMVLCLLAADSCFLGAPLLPPGPRSPLCLAAAFLCHFLYLATFFWMLAQALMLAHQLLFVFHQLSKRQVLSLMVVLGYLCPMGFAGVALGLYLPRGKYLGEGACWLDGKGGALYTFVGPVLAIVGVNGLVLAMAVLKLLRPSLSEGPQMEKWQALLGVVKALFILTPIFGLTWGLGLATLLEEGSIVPHYVFTILNTSQGVFILLFGCLMDKKVQEALLKRFCRAQPHNSTISLATNETQMPEHSKGRSENGR, from the exons GTACCCAGTCAGGCTGGTTGGGCAGCTGGGCAGCAACTGGACCAAGAGTGTGGAGCAGGTG AGTCAGTCCTGGTCTCCGTCTATGTACAGCTGGACTTTTTAAATGACATCTGGCCAACCACACTCTCTAGCACCTTGACCCTGGCCCCTGCCCTGGCTTCCTCGTCACCAAGAACTCTCACTGGCCTCAGCCTCACGACAG AGTGTAATGCCAAGCACGACGGCTTTACCTATTGTGCTTGCCTCTCTGGATACCAGTGGAATGCCAGTGTCTGCTCCCATCACCATCCTTGCCAATTCCTCTACGACTACCATCCCTGCAGCTGTCTTATCTTCGGTCCCACTGAAGCTGGCTACTGCCAGTTGCTGCCACCTG TAGCCCCTGTCTCCTGCCTCCCTGCAGTGCCCGGGACCCTGAGGCTGAACACCTGGCTGCAGGTACCTGGCAACACACTGAACGTGACCCTCCTCACGAGCCATGAGACCACCAACCTGAACTGGTTCCTGCGGCGCACAGGAAGCCCCAGACCCATCCGCCTGCAGCCAGGGACACATGTGTCTCTGACCTCTAGCCAGGGCCAGGCCGTCCTCAGCATCTGCAACATCTCCCATCAGTGGCAAG GTGAGTACATGTGCTGCTTTGAGGCCCAGGGATTCAGGTGGGAGCTGTACCACGTGGTGAGGGTGCCTCTGCAGGCGACAGACGTGGCTCGGCTTCCAGACCAGCTCTCCATCTCCTGTGCCACCTCCCCTGGCTTTCAGCTAAGCTGCTGCATCCCCCGCACACACCTGGGCTACACGGCTTCCTGGAGCCCTGGAAAAGGCAGCGAAG CCTCCTTATTCAACACACCAGGAGACCAGTGCCTGGTACTGGCCGTTCAGCACTGCCCCATCGCTGACACCATGTACACTTGTGACCTGCAGAGTCCAGGACTGACCCCCGTGAGGGTCCCCGTCTCTGTCACCATCATCCAGG ATGGAGACACTGTCTGCCCTGAGGACGCCTCAGCTGTTGCCTGGAATGTCACCAAGGCCGGCCATGTGGCACAGGCCCCCTGTCCCGTGAACAGAATGGGCATAGTGAAGAGGACATGTGGGCCTGACGGGACCTGGGGGCCCATCCACAGCAGCTGCACTGACGCGGGGCTCCTGGCCTTGCTTCAGAGAGCCGAG CTGCTGTGGGCAGGCCAGGGCTGGCCTGCTGAAGAAGTGCCCCAGATCCTGGCACAGCTGCTGGAGCAGACGGTAGTGGTGAGCTCACCCTCTGATTTATTGGCACTGCTGGGCACCATGACATTTCTGGCCAAGGTGTTGGCAGACACCAGAACACAGCTTAACCGCAGTGCCCTGGAG GCTCTCCTGAAAACCACCGACAAGGTCCTAGACATGGACGCCAGTTCTCTGTGGACCCTGGCCCACGTCCAGAAGCCGTCAGCAGGCTCAGACCTCTTGCTGGCTGTGGAGACCATGGCATGCAGCCTGTGCCCACAGGATCAGCCCTTCTCCTTCAGTTTGCCCAACGTGCAGCTGCAGACCCAGCTCCTCGGGCCCTCCTTTCCTGCTGACTACAGAGTCTCCTTCGCCACTCAGCCGCCGCTGCAGGCACAGATTCCCAGACATTCACTGGCCCCACTGGACCATAATGGAACCAATGTCACTATTACTAGCTTGATGCTGcgaaaactggaccaccttctacCCTCCAACTATGGACAAGGGCTGGGGGACGCCCTCTATGCCACTCCTGGTCTGGTCCTTGCCGTCTCCATCATGGCAGGTGGCCAGGCCTTCAACCAGGGAGAAGTCATCCTGGACTTTGGGGACAGAGACAGCACCCTCCACTGTGTCTTCTGGGACCACCATCTCTTCCAGGGCAATGGGGGATGGTCAGAGGAAGGGTGCCAGCTGCAGACAGCCAATGCCAGCCCCACCACTCGGTGCATCTGTCAGCACCTCACTGCCTTCTCTGTCCTCATGTCCCGACACACTGTTCCAGGAAACCCCACCCTGGAGCTGCTGAGTCAGGTGGGCTTGGGGGCCTCCATTCTGGCATTGCTCGTGTGCCTGGGCGTGTACAGGCTGGTGTGGAGAGTCGTGGTACGGAACAAAGTTGCCTACTTACGCCACGTAGCCCTGCTCAACATGGTGCTCTGTCTGCTGGCTGCAGACAGCTGCTTCCTGGGAGCCCCCCTGCTTCCGCCAGGACCCCGAAGCCCACTCTGCCTGGCCGCTGCCTTCCTCTGTCATTTCCTCTACCTGGCCACGTTTTTCTGGATGTTGGCTCAGGCCTTGATGTTGGCCCACCAGTTGCTCTTTGTCTTCCATCAGCTGTCCAAGCGCCAAGTACTCTCCCTGATGGTGGTCCTTGGCTACCTGTGCCCCATGGGGTTCGCAGGTGTTGCCCTGGGCCTCTACCTACCCCGAGGGAAatacctgggggagggggcatgcTGGTTGGATGGGAAGGGAGGGGCGCTCTACACTTTTGTGGGGCCAGTGCTGGCCATCGTGGGCGTGAATGGGTTGGTCCTAGCCATGGCTGTGCTGAAGTTGCTGAGACCTTCGCTGTCAGAGGGACCCCAGATGGAGAAGTGGCAAGCCCTTCTGGGGGTGGTCAAAGCCCTGTTCATCCTCACACCCATCTTCGGCCTCACCTGGGGGCTGGGCCTGGCCACTCTGTTAGAGGAAGGCTCCATAGTTCCTCACTACGTCTTCACAATTCTCAACACCTCCCAG ggtgtcttcATCTTACTGTTTGGTTGCCTCATGGACAAGAAG GTACAAGAGGCTTTACTCAAACGCTTCTGCCGCGCCCAACCCCACAACTCCACCATCTCCCTG GCCACAAATGAAACCCAGATGCCAGAACACAgcaaaggaagaagtgaaaatgGCAGGTGA